A genomic window from Methanobacterium sp. BRmetb2 includes:
- a CDS encoding lysine--tRNA ligase gives MKHWIERIAEDLSKWDVDNHVVASGTSISGSIHIGNSCDVFIANAVTKALKKIGKSSKTLWIADDHDPLRKVPYPLPAEYEKYLGMPYSQIPCPEACCENFVEHFEKPFLDTLDDFGIELKTYSGAKMYQDGIYTDYIRTALENADRIRDIFNKYREHPLKEDWLPYNPVCESCGRVNTTYAFDFNGDNIHYRCECGHKGEMDIKSGAGKLTWRVEWAARWKILGVTCEPFGKDHAAHGGSYDVSKLISKEIFNYQAPYPVPYEWITLKGDAMSKSKGVFFTPGQWLEIAHPETLNYFIFRSKPMKHKDFNPSMPFLDFMEQYDRVERIYFNKEDAASQKEEEKLKKIYDISKIKESEKMPFQPSYRFLTVAYQIAEDNTEKVFQILKKNSQLPEEMSNKDFFEINEDDRIRLTMRLNQVKNWLELYAPDFVKFKVQQKIPKVELNESQKEFLLKVARILETSDPTPEELHDEMYVLMRQLDMKPQKAFQAAYKILIGKKQGPRAASFILSMDKDFVIKRFRLQK, from the coding sequence TTGAAACACTGGATTGAAAGGATAGCGGAAGATTTATCAAAATGGGATGTGGATAACCACGTTGTTGCAAGTGGTACATCAATATCCGGTTCTATACATATTGGAAATTCGTGCGATGTTTTTATTGCCAACGCAGTGACCAAGGCACTAAAAAAGATAGGAAAATCATCTAAAACTTTATGGATAGCTGATGATCATGACCCGCTTAGAAAGGTCCCTTATCCTCTTCCAGCAGAATATGAAAAATATTTAGGAATGCCTTACTCTCAAATTCCCTGCCCAGAAGCGTGCTGTGAGAATTTTGTGGAACATTTTGAAAAACCATTCCTCGACACATTAGATGACTTTGGAATAGAATTAAAAACTTATTCTGGTGCTAAAATGTATCAGGATGGTATTTATACTGATTACATTCGTACTGCACTTGAAAATGCAGATAGAATAAGAGATATATTCAATAAATATCGGGAACATCCCCTTAAAGAGGATTGGCTGCCCTACAACCCCGTATGTGAAAGTTGTGGAAGAGTTAACACTACCTATGCCTTTGATTTTAATGGAGATAATATACATTATCGATGTGAATGTGGCCATAAAGGTGAAATGGATATAAAAAGTGGTGCTGGAAAGCTTACCTGGAGGGTGGAGTGGGCTGCCCGGTGGAAGATATTGGGAGTTACCTGCGAACCCTTTGGAAAGGATCACGCTGCCCATGGAGGATCTTATGATGTAAGTAAGTTGATATCCAAAGAGATATTCAATTACCAAGCACCATACCCAGTACCTTACGAATGGATCACCCTCAAAGGAGACGCCATGTCCAAATCGAAGGGTGTGTTTTTCACTCCAGGCCAATGGTTGGAAATAGCTCATCCTGAAACCCTTAATTATTTTATTTTCAGAAGCAAACCTATGAAGCACAAGGATTTCAATCCTTCCATGCCATTTTTGGATTTTATGGAACAGTATGATCGTGTTGAACGCATATATTTCAATAAGGAAGATGCAGCTTCGCAAAAAGAAGAAGAAAAGCTTAAAAAGATTTATGACATTTCTAAAATAAAAGAATCTGAAAAAATGCCTTTCCAACCGTCTTACCGATTTCTGACTGTGGCTTATCAGATTGCAGAAGATAATACTGAGAAAGTTTTCCAGATTTTGAAGAAAAATTCCCAGCTTCCAGAGGAGATGTCCAATAAAGATTTCTTTGAAATAAATGAAGATGATAGGATTCGACTAACAATGCGCCTTAATCAAGTGAAAAATTGGTTAGAACTCTATGCTCCGGATTTTGTTAAGTTTAAAGTACAGCAAAAAATACCTAAAGTTGAATTAAACGAAAGTCAAAAAGAGTTTCTACTTAAAGTTGCAAGGATCTTAGAAACAAGTGATCCTACTCCTGAAGAACTTCACGATGAAATGTATGTTCTGATGAGACAACTGGATATGAAACCTCAAAAAGCATTTCAAGCTGCATATAAAATATTGATCGGTAAAAAACAAGGCCCCAGAGCTGCTTCATTTATTTTATCAATGGATAAGGATTTCGTCATAAAAAGATTTAGATTGCAGAAATAA
- the thiC gene encoding phosphomethylpyrimidine synthase produces MTQMDEAKKGMITEEMKAVAAQENVSEEFIRKSVAKGTIAIPNNIGRDVKAVGIGAGLRTKVNATIGTSTDIVDLDMEVEKAKVAMENNADTLMELSVGGDLDAIRKKILGISNLPVGSVPVYQAAIETIRKDGAAIYMDEDIMFKSIEKQAKDGIDFMAIHCSVNKETLKRLKTQGREGGLVSRGGAFISAWIVHNEVENPLYKNYDYVLEIAKEHDFVISLANGMRAGAIADSTDRAQVQELIILGELVDRAREAGVQTIVEGPGHIPLKEISANVMVQKKLCRDAPFYMLGPIVTDIAPGYDHIVSSIGAAASASAGADFICYVTPAEHLALPDAKDVKEGIISTKIGAYVGDMAKGIHHGEKDLVMANARKKLNWEAQFDSAMCPAEARRIRNERPPADPDTCTMCGSYCAVKIVNEWLDDASTDVFE; encoded by the coding sequence ATGACACAAATGGATGAAGCAAAGAAAGGCATGATAACAGAGGAAATGAAAGCGGTTGCCGCTCAAGAAAATGTTTCAGAAGAATTTATCAGAAAATCTGTTGCAAAAGGAACAATTGCAATTCCAAATAACATTGGAAGAGATGTAAAAGCTGTAGGTATTGGTGCCGGCCTTAGAACTAAGGTAAACGCAACAATTGGAACTTCTACTGATATTGTAGATTTAGATATGGAAGTAGAAAAAGCTAAAGTAGCTATGGAAAACAATGCAGACACACTAATGGAACTTAGTGTAGGTGGAGATCTGGATGCCATAAGGAAAAAAATATTAGGTATTTCCAATCTTCCTGTTGGAAGCGTACCTGTTTATCAAGCAGCAATTGAAACTATCCGAAAAGATGGAGCAGCAATTTATATGGATGAGGACATCATGTTCAAATCCATTGAAAAACAGGCCAAAGACGGTATTGACTTCATGGCCATACATTGTAGTGTTAACAAAGAAACACTTAAAAGACTTAAAACTCAGGGCCGTGAAGGAGGACTGGTCAGCCGTGGTGGAGCATTCATATCTGCATGGATAGTCCACAATGAAGTAGAAAATCCTCTCTACAAGAATTATGATTATGTTTTAGAAATTGCTAAAGAACATGACTTTGTAATCAGCCTGGCAAATGGTATGAGAGCTGGTGCAATAGCTGATTCCACTGACCGAGCACAGGTTCAAGAACTCATCATTTTAGGAGAACTTGTTGACCGAGCACGAGAAGCCGGAGTTCAAACTATTGTTGAAGGTCCTGGACACATCCCTTTAAAAGAGATCTCTGCAAATGTGATGGTTCAGAAAAAATTGTGTCGTGATGCGCCATTTTACATGTTAGGCCCTATTGTGACTGATATTGCCCCGGGTTACGACCACATAGTATCTTCCATTGGTGCAGCTGCTTCTGCATCAGCCGGAGCAGACTTTATATGTTATGTAACACCTGCCGAACACCTGGCACTTCCTGATGCTAAAGATGTCAAAGAAGGAATTATCTCCACTAAAATTGGAGCCTATGTGGGAGACATGGCCAAAGGCATACATCATGGAGAAAAGGATTTAGTTATGGCTAATGCTCGTAAAAAACTTAATTGGGAAGCACAATTTGACTCTGCAATGTGTCCTGCAGAAGCAAGGCGAATAAGAAATGAAAGACCTCCTGCAGATCCAGATACATGTACCATGTGCGGAAGTTACTGTGCAGTAAAAATTGTGAATGAATGGTTGGACGATGCAAGCACTGACGTGTTTGAGTAA
- a CDS encoding sugar kinase, whose protein sequence is MKESRDLLAVGHTAFDYIIQVKEFPSPNSSTAITKMRTYYGGAAANVAVVSANLGFKPALVSAVGNDFMESNYRAKLHDLNIDIENMILIEDEKTPTAFVLTDANNDQISYFYWGSAAYFKKYDPPENIIKKSKAVHLATGDPIFNRRSGEIARDYDKLISFDPGQDLHMYSEKELKRVLKICDILFGNHFEIDRILQTLKMDMEELRNIGPNIVVKTYGKEGSTIYTDEKIKIEAIVKNSFDPTGAGDSYRAGFLNAYMRGKDLENCGKFASSVSSFIVEAEGCQTNVPDFNMVTERMKQKWSK, encoded by the coding sequence CTGAAAGAATCAAGGGATTTGTTGGCGGTTGGACATACAGCATTCGATTATATAATACAGGTAAAAGAATTTCCTAGTCCAAATTCATCAACAGCCATAACCAAAATGCGTACATATTATGGTGGTGCTGCAGCAAATGTAGCGGTAGTTTCAGCTAATCTAGGATTTAAACCTGCCCTAGTTTCTGCAGTGGGAAATGATTTTATGGAATCAAATTACCGTGCAAAACTTCATGATCTCAATATAGATATTGAAAATATGATTTTAATTGAAGATGAGAAAACGCCCACTGCATTTGTATTAACTGACGCCAATAATGATCAGATAAGCTATTTTTACTGGGGATCAGCAGCATATTTCAAAAAATATGATCCACCGGAAAATATTATAAAAAAGTCAAAGGCAGTGCATCTTGCCACCGGAGATCCAATATTTAATAGAAGATCAGGAGAAATTGCGCGCGACTATGACAAATTAATATCATTTGACCCTGGCCAGGATTTACATATGTACTCTGAAAAAGAGCTTAAAAGGGTATTGAAAATTTGTGATATACTATTTGGTAATCATTTTGAAATTGATAGAATTTTACAAACTTTAAAGATGGATATGGAAGAATTACGAAATATAGGGCCAAATATAGTTGTAAAAACCTATGGTAAAGAGGGGAGCACTATTTACACTGACGAAAAAATAAAAATAGAAGCTATTGTTAAAAATAGTTTTGACCCCACCGGCGCAGGAGATTCATACCGGGCCGGCTTTTTGAATGCTTATATGAGAGGAAAAGATCTCGAAAACTGTGGGAAATTTGCATCATCGGTTTCATCCTTTATAGTAGAAGCAGAAGGATGTCAAACTAACGTCCCTGATTTTAATATGGTAACAGAACGTATGAAACAAAAATGGAGTAAGTAA
- a CDS encoding LysR family transcriptional regulator, whose protein sequence is MDYKPKISLEIDSHLINYKFFEALKCISRTWSQRKAAAGLNISHAVLNRRVKEVEDKLNFQIVETTPRGSGLTPEGMELLERYESYENRLKKRDKIVIGGGFISSNLVGSLASSYGLESVTYSTDDENALHLFDMDMLDILTLDDPIYAFKNDLKFNPIAYDYLDLIASSKESLQEIDDINHLKRKKFVSVPNSSQRLAWNTLDNSNIDYRIVEKVKNPFEAFKTVKYNENLYTFLNSSFFPGSDVIKEETKHIISLVIVNEHAENLKDFLEYILGEGQQIVEKKGFDRVR, encoded by the coding sequence ATGGATTATAAACCGAAGATTAGCCTTGAAATTGACAGCCATTTGATTAATTACAAGTTTTTTGAGGCTTTAAAATGTATTTCGCGTACATGGTCTCAGCGTAAAGCTGCAGCTGGATTGAATATTTCGCATGCCGTGTTAAATCGGCGCGTAAAAGAAGTTGAAGATAAATTAAATTTCCAAATTGTTGAAACAACACCCCGAGGTTCTGGACTAACACCAGAAGGTATGGAATTACTGGAAAGATATGAAAGTTACGAAAACAGGCTGAAAAAACGTGACAAAATTGTTATAGGTGGAGGATTTATCTCTTCAAACTTAGTAGGTTCATTAGCTTCCAGCTACGGCCTGGAAAGTGTGACCTACAGTACTGATGATGAAAATGCCCTTCATCTTTTTGATATGGATATGTTGGATATTTTAACCCTTGACGACCCTATCTATGCATTTAAAAATGATCTAAAATTCAATCCTATTGCTTATGACTATCTAGATTTAATAGCAAGTTCAAAGGAATCTTTGCAAGAAATAGATGACATAAATCATTTGAAGCGGAAAAAATTTGTATCAGTTCCTAACTCATCACAGAGACTGGCCTGGAACACACTAGATAATTCAAATATCGATTATCGAATAGTGGAAAAGGTTAAAAATCCTTTTGAAGCATTTAAAACTGTTAAATATAATGAAAATCTCTACACTTTCCTGAATTCAAGTTTTTTCCCAGGTTCAGATGTTATTAAAGAAGAAACCAAGCACATCATTAGTTTAGTTATAGTTAATGAACATGCCGAAAATTTAAAGGATTTTTTAGAGTATATTTTAGGTGAAGGTCAACAAATAGTAGAAAAAAAGGGTTTTGATAGGGTAAGATAA
- the hxlB gene encoding 6-phospho-3-hexuloisomerase, translated as MIVNDAIDEILDNVQMVSSELDEANINEMLDMLTSAENVFILGLGRSGLVAKAFAMRLMHLGISVYVVGETITPAIYEDDCLLAISGSGETRFVLSTAEITKKRGAKIIAVTSYANSTLGKMADLVVRVKGRTKDEIERDYIKRQMNGKHQSLAPLGTVFEVTSLIFLDGVIAQLMHKMEKTEADLKEKHNVLE; from the coding sequence ATGATTGTAAACGATGCTATAGACGAAATTTTAGACAATGTACAAATGGTCTCCTCAGAACTGGACGAAGCTAATATAAATGAAATGCTTGATATGCTCACATCAGCTGAAAACGTATTTATACTGGGACTGGGACGGTCTGGACTAGTGGCCAAGGCCTTTGCAATGAGATTAATGCACCTGGGAATAAGTGTTTATGTGGTTGGAGAAACCATAACTCCAGCAATATATGAAGACGATTGTTTACTGGCTATTTCTGGATCAGGAGAAACACGTTTTGTATTGAGTACAGCAGAAATAACTAAAAAAAGAGGGGCAAAGATAATTGCAGTGACCTCTTATGCAAATTCAACCCTGGGAAAAATGGCCGATCTAGTTGTTCGAGTTAAGGGACGTACCAAAGATGAAATTGAAAGAGATTACATTAAAAGGCAGATGAATGGTAAACATCAGTCTCTAGCACCTTTAGGAACTGTATTTGAAGTTACCTCTCTGATATTCCTTGATGGAGTTATAGCTCAGCTTATGCATAAAATGGAAAAAACAGAAGCAGATTTAAAGGAAAAACATAATGTATTAGAATAA
- a CDS encoding formate dehydrogenase family accessory protein FdhD, with protein MSEMFKLVPATRVNEKISHVDEKIVNDAEIEIIINENFSRSFSISPNDLKEFAIGYLLGEGLIGSLEHISKINIEENTINVEIDLVDFDIRKEMIVGSDCFGGWRHKIELIDKVNSTYIIDKEDIFESFKKLKDNATVWKQTGGTHIAGLVYNNNFISKEDISRHVAVDKVIGAGALEKTNFSESFIVYSGRMPADMLIKVARMGIPIITSNAAPTSSGFSVAEEAGITLVGFVRDKRFNIYTHSHRIRL; from the coding sequence ATGAGTGAAATGTTCAAACTTGTACCTGCCACCCGTGTAAATGAAAAAATCTCCCACGTTGATGAAAAAATTGTAAACGACGCAGAAATTGAGATTATAATAAATGAAAACTTCTCAAGAAGCTTTTCCATAAGCCCTAATGATTTAAAGGAGTTTGCCATAGGATATCTACTTGGAGAAGGTTTAATCGGCTCTTTAGAACATATATCTAAAATAAACATTGAAGAAAATACCATTAATGTGGAAATTGATCTGGTGGATTTTGACATAAGAAAAGAGATGATTGTAGGTTCAGACTGCTTTGGAGGGTGGCGTCATAAAATAGAATTAATAGATAAAGTAAATTCTACCTATATCATTGATAAAGAAGATATATTTGAATCGTTTAAGAAATTAAAAGATAATGCAACTGTATGGAAACAAACGGGAGGCACCCATATAGCTGGTCTGGTGTATAATAACAACTTTATTTCTAAAGAAGACATTAGTCGTCATGTAGCTGTGGATAAGGTTATAGGTGCAGGTGCTCTGGAAAAAACTAATTTTTCAGAAAGTTTTATTGTTTATAGTGGAAGAATGCCTGCAGACATGTTAATAAAAGTGGCCAGAATGGGAATTCCCATTATAACTTCCAATGCTGCGCCCACTTCTTCTGGTTTTTCTGTGGCTGAAGAAGCAGGAATTACTCTGGTGGGCTTTGTAAGAGATAAAAGATTTAATATCTACACCCATTCCCACAGAATACGGCTTTAA
- a CDS encoding alkylhydroperoxidase, which translates to MFELAEKLPKHYKSIRERFEEYSTVLTELGKAAKDAGPIDEKNSQLIQLAASAAIRSEGAVHSHTKRALKTGATPDELYHTLILLTSTIGFPNVAAAISWVDDVVEE; encoded by the coding sequence GTGTTTGAATTGGCCGAAAAATTACCAAAACATTATAAAAGTATTAGAGAAAGATTTGAAGAATATAGTACAGTATTAACTGAATTAGGTAAAGCAGCAAAAGATGCTGGTCCCATAGATGAAAAAAATTCACAACTAATTCAGCTTGCTGCTTCTGCTGCCATAAGATCTGAAGGTGCAGTGCACAGTCATACCAAAAGAGCACTTAAAACAGGAGCAACGCCAGATGAGCTTTACCACACCTTAATACTATTAACCAGCACTATTGGTTTTCCTAATGTGGCGGCAGCAATTTCATGGGTTGATGATGTAGTGGAAGAATAA
- a CDS encoding NADH-quinone oxidoreductase subunit E: MEKDLQEILSNYKGKKSEIIPILQDIQSNFGYLSETTMKEVAKFTNVSESEIYGVATFYTQFRFTPKGKKHVAVCTGTACHVTGAQQIIEGMERHLNIKEGETTADGEYSLESVGCLGCCALAPAARVNNEIKSKLSLRSIKRIFRGYRPGDSSEQ, from the coding sequence ATGGAAAAGGATTTGCAAGAGATATTATCAAATTACAAGGGTAAGAAATCCGAAATAATACCTATTTTACAGGATATTCAGTCTAATTTTGGTTATTTGTCCGAAACTACAATGAAAGAAGTGGCAAAGTTCACAAACGTGTCTGAAAGTGAAATTTACGGAGTTGCAACATTTTACACCCAATTCAGGTTCACTCCCAAGGGGAAAAAACATGTGGCAGTATGTACAGGAACTGCCTGTCATGTAACCGGTGCCCAGCAGATAATTGAAGGTATGGAAAGACATCTGAATATTAAAGAAGGTGAAACTACCGCAGATGGGGAATATTCCTTAGAATCAGTGGGATGTTTAGGCTGCTGTGCATTAGCCCCGGCAGCCAGGGTAAATAATGAAATAAAATCTAAATTGTCTCTAAGAAGTATAAAAAGGATTTTTAGAGGTTATAGACCTGGAGATTCCTCAGAACAATAA
- a CDS encoding NADH-quinone oxidoreductase subunit F codes for MKFEEMVQKEKKDYETLFSKETAVLIGSATCGNSAGAQTAKDVMNKELEGHNVRIIDVGCIGLCYAEPIVMVLKPDMPAVFYGNVTKKVAKKIANYHVIHSEPLRKYALGSYGGKIEGIDPLFEEKNMKMQKRRILRNCGFIDPTNIGHYLARGGYTGFMRALEMDSSEIIGEMKKAGVRGRGGAGFPTWMKWQFCLDSNQETNYLVCNADEGDPGAFMNRSLLESDPHSILEGILIAAKTIGAKTAYIYCRAEYPLALERLKIAIQEMKERGFLGENIQGSGFNLEIIIKEGAGAFVCGEETALLASIEGERGTPRTRPPFPTTEGLFGKPTVINNVETMANAALIMQMGSEEYSKVGTDESKGTKTFSLVGQVKNTGLIEVPLGTTLKEVIFDIGGGIANDGEFKAVQIGGPSGGCVPAQHLDTPIDYGSLLGAGAMMGSGGLVVMDQGTCMVEVARYFLEFIQKESCGKCVPCRLGTKQMLDILTDITTAKGKKEDMNILTELAQAIKQGSLCGLGQSSPNPVLTTTRFFMNEYEAHINEGICPARDCKDFIQYTIDADLCDGCMVCFKSCPVGAISGSKEEVHVIDPAVCIKCGTCLDLCKSKKKAVKLVDVKL; via the coding sequence ATGAAATTCGAAGAAATGGTCCAGAAAGAAAAAAAGGACTACGAAACACTATTTTCTAAAGAAACCGCGGTTTTAATAGGTTCAGCGACCTGTGGAAACTCTGCCGGAGCACAAACAGCCAAAGATGTCATGAACAAAGAATTGGAGGGCCATAATGTTAGAATTATAGATGTGGGTTGTATTGGTCTGTGTTATGCTGAACCCATTGTAATGGTTTTAAAACCAGATATGCCTGCCGTATTCTATGGAAATGTTACCAAGAAAGTGGCAAAAAAGATTGCAAATTATCATGTGATCCATAGTGAACCTTTAAGGAAATATGCACTGGGGAGTTACGGTGGCAAGATAGAAGGAATTGATCCCCTTTTTGAAGAAAAAAACATGAAAATGCAGAAGCGCAGAATACTTAGAAACTGTGGATTTATTGATCCAACTAATATAGGTCACTATTTAGCTAGAGGTGGCTACACTGGTTTTATGAGAGCTTTAGAAATGGATTCCTCAGAGATTATTGGGGAGATGAAAAAAGCAGGTGTCCGGGGAAGAGGGGGAGCAGGATTTCCCACCTGGATGAAATGGCAGTTCTGCCTGGATTCTAACCAGGAAACCAATTACCTGGTATGCAACGCTGATGAAGGTGATCCTGGAGCATTCATGAACCGATCCCTATTGGAAAGTGATCCCCACTCAATTTTAGAGGGAATACTCATAGCAGCCAAGACTATTGGGGCAAAAACCGCTTATATATACTGTCGGGCCGAGTATCCGCTGGCTCTGGAGCGATTAAAAATAGCAATTCAGGAAATGAAAGAACGGGGCTTTTTAGGGGAAAATATTCAAGGGTCTGGTTTTAACCTGGAAATAATCATCAAAGAAGGAGCAGGAGCCTTTGTTTGTGGAGAAGAAACAGCCCTTTTAGCATCAATTGAAGGAGAAAGAGGAACTCCACGTACCAGACCACCATTTCCCACTACCGAAGGACTTTTTGGCAAGCCCACCGTCATCAATAATGTGGAGACCATGGCCAACGCCGCCCTCATAATGCAGATGGGATCAGAAGAATATTCAAAAGTTGGAACTGATGAGAGTAAAGGAACCAAAACATTCTCATTGGTGGGTCAGGTAAAAAATACTGGTTTGATTGAAGTACCACTGGGAACCACCTTAAAAGAAGTAATATTTGATATTGGTGGTGGAATTGCAAATGATGGGGAATTTAAGGCAGTGCAAATTGGAGGACCCTCTGGTGGATGCGTACCTGCCCAGCACCTGGATACACCAATAGATTATGGGTCTTTACTGGGAGCAGGGGCCATGATGGGTTCAGGAGGACTGGTAGTAATGGACCAGGGCACCTGCATGGTGGAAGTGGCCCGATACTTTTTAGAATTTATTCAAAAAGAATCATGTGGAAAATGCGTACCCTGCCGACTGGGAACCAAGCAGATGCTTGATATTTTAACTGACATTACAACTGCTAAAGGGAAAAAAGAGGATATGAATATACTGACTGAACTGGCACAGGCAATTAAACAGGGATCCCTGTGTGGATTGGGACAATCATCACCTAACCCAGTTTTGACCACTACCCGCTTTTTCATGAATGAATATGAGGCCCACATCAATGAGGGGATATGCCCTGCCCGGGATTGTAAGGATTTTATACAGTATACCATTGACGCTGATTTGTGTGATGGATGCATGGTATGTTTTAAATCATGTCCAGTTGGAGCAATTTCCGGGTCTAAAGAAGAAGTTCACGTAATTGATCCGGCAGTGTGCATTAAATGCGGGACCTGTCTGGATCTGTGTAAAAGTAAGAAAAAAGCAGTTAAACTGGTTGACGTGAAACTATAA
- a CDS encoding polyketide cyclase, which produces MIKINEDAPVIARSKIEINAEPERVWNLLSDINNWSKWNPDIETTSLKGNLEKGTGFRWKTSSGTITSTLQLVDPPEILAWTGKIMSIKAIHIYQLESENSETLVKTEESWEGLLARILRGTLQKQLQKSIDAGLQYLKTAAE; this is translated from the coding sequence ATGATTAAAATTAATGAAGATGCTCCAGTTATTGCCCGTAGTAAGATAGAAATTAATGCTGAACCTGAAAGGGTATGGAACCTATTATCAGACATTAATAACTGGTCGAAGTGGAACCCTGATATAGAAACTACTTCTTTGAAGGGAAACCTTGAAAAAGGAACAGGATTCCGTTGGAAAACCAGTTCTGGAACCATTACATCCACATTGCAACTGGTAGATCCACCTGAGATTTTGGCCTGGACTGGGAAAATAATGAGTATTAAAGCCATCCACATCTACCAACTGGAAAGCGAAAACAGCGAAACCCTAGTCAAGACAGAAGAATCTTGGGAAGGACTTCTAGCACGTATCCTCCGTGGAACCCTGCAAAAACAACTGCAAAAATCTATTGATGCCGGACTTCAATACCTTAAAACTGCAGCTGAATAA
- a CDS encoding GTP 3',8-cyclase MoaA — protein MELENKIKDPFKRPVISLRISITGRCNVKCLYCHHDGVLPQDYEMNPDEIFQIARIARDIGIEKIRLSGGEPLIRGDIVEIVEKISSLGFKDVSITTNGTLLERYAEKLAEAGLNRVNVSLDTLNPETYRYITSKDYLESAKRGIQSAAQAGLNPVKVNMVVMKDINHDEIWDMFQFCKENGAVLQLIELLKTESCPDADFIDKYHFEMDELEDELADIADQVKTRAFMQDRKKYFVDEGEIEIVKPMDNTEFCKNCTRLRITPDGKIKPCLLRNDNLMDIIGAIRAGKDSEELKRIFIDAIENREPFYGGC, from the coding sequence ATGGAACTCGAAAACAAAATCAAAGACCCATTTAAAAGGCCAGTAATTTCCCTTAGAATATCCATAACTGGCCGCTGCAATGTAAAATGTCTATACTGCCACCATGACGGAGTACTGCCACAGGACTACGAAATGAATCCAGATGAGATATTTCAAATAGCCAGGATAGCCAGGGATATTGGTATTGAGAAGATAAGATTGTCTGGTGGAGAACCACTTATTCGGGGAGACATTGTGGAGATTGTGGAGAAGATTTCTAGTCTGGGTTTTAAGGACGTTTCCATAACCACCAATGGAACCCTGCTGGAACGTTATGCTGAAAAACTGGCTGAAGCAGGATTAAATCGGGTTAATGTAAGTCTGGACACCCTTAATCCTGAGACTTACCGTTATATTACCAGTAAAGATTACCTGGAAAGTGCTAAAAGGGGAATCCAGAGTGCGGCCCAGGCTGGACTGAACCCAGTTAAGGTGAATATGGTGGTAATGAAGGACATTAACCATGATGAGATCTGGGATATGTTCCAGTTTTGTAAGGAAAATGGGGCTGTACTGCAGCTTATAGAACTTCTAAAAACAGAAAGCTGTCCTGATGCTGATTTTATAGACAAATATCATTTTGAAATGGATGAACTGGAAGATGAACTGGCTGATATAGCCGATCAGGTTAAAACCAGGGCCTTCATGCAGGATAGAAAGAAATACTTCGTGGATGAAGGAGAAATTGAGATAGTAAAACCTATGGATAACACTGAATTTTGTAAGAACTGCACCCGGTTGAGGATCACGCCTGACGGGAAAATAAAACCTTGTTTACTGCGAAATGATAATTTAATGGATATAATTGGGGCAATTCGTGCAGGAAAGGATTCTGAAGAGTTAAAGAGGATCTTTATTGATGCAATTGAGAATAGGGAGCCTTTTTATGGTGGTTGTTGA